From the Amycolatopsis thermoflava N1165 genome, one window contains:
- a CDS encoding aspartate kinase, with translation MALVVQKYGGSSLESADRIKRVAERIVATKKAGNDVVVVCSAMGDTTDELLDLAQQVNPVPPEREMDMLLTAGERISNALVAMAISAHGFEAWSFTGSQAGVVTTGVHGNARIIDVTPSRVTEALDQGYIALVAGFQGVAQDTKDITTLGRGGSDTTAVALAAALNADACEIYSDVDGVYTADPRIVPNARKLDTIPYEEMLELAASGSKILHLRSVEYARRYGVPIRVRSSYSDKPGTTVAGSIEEIPVEQALITGVAHDRSEAKVTVTGVPDHAGAAGRIFRVIADAEIDIDMVLQNVSNTAGRTDITFTLSKANGPKAVAELEKLKGELEFDSVLYDDQVGKVSLVGAGMRSHPGVTATFCEALAKVGVNIEIINTSEIRISVLIRDAQLDDAVRAIHEAFELGGDEEAVVYAGSGR, from the coding sequence GTGGCGCTCGTGGTCCAGAAGTACGGCGGTTCGTCGCTGGAGAGCGCTGATCGCATCAAGCGCGTGGCCGAACGGATCGTGGCCACCAAGAAGGCGGGCAACGACGTGGTCGTCGTCTGCTCCGCCATGGGTGACACCACCGACGAATTGCTCGACCTGGCCCAGCAGGTCAACCCGGTGCCGCCCGAACGAGAGATGGACATGCTGCTCACCGCTGGGGAGCGCATTTCCAACGCGCTTGTCGCGATGGCGATTTCGGCACACGGTTTCGAGGCGTGGTCGTTCACCGGATCCCAGGCGGGTGTGGTCACGACGGGCGTGCACGGCAACGCGCGCATCATCGACGTGACCCCGAGCCGGGTCACCGAGGCCCTCGACCAGGGCTACATCGCGCTGGTCGCCGGGTTCCAGGGCGTCGCCCAGGACACCAAGGACATCACCACGCTCGGCCGCGGCGGTTCGGACACCACCGCGGTGGCGCTGGCCGCGGCGCTCAACGCGGACGCGTGCGAGATCTACTCCGATGTGGACGGCGTGTACACCGCCGACCCGCGGATCGTGCCCAACGCACGCAAACTCGACACCATCCCGTACGAGGAGATGCTCGAACTCGCCGCGAGCGGTTCGAAGATCCTGCACCTGCGCTCGGTCGAGTACGCCCGCCGCTACGGCGTGCCGATCCGGGTGCGTTCGTCCTACAGCGACAAGCCGGGCACCACCGTGGCCGGTTCGATTGAGGAGATCCCCGTGGAACAAGCGTTGATCACCGGTGTGGCGCACGACCGGTCGGAGGCCAAGGTCACCGTCACCGGGGTGCCGGACCACGCCGGCGCCGCGGGGCGGATCTTCCGGGTCATCGCCGACGCCGAGATCGACATCGACATGGTGCTGCAGAACGTCTCCAACACCGCGGGCCGCACCGACATCACCTTCACGCTGTCCAAGGCGAACGGTCCGAAGGCCGTTGCGGAGCTGGAGAAGCTGAAGGGCGAGCTGGAGTTCGACTCCGTGCTCTACGACGACCAGGTCGGCAAGGTTTCGCTGGTGGGCGCGGGCATGCGCTCGCACCCCGGCGTCACCGCGACCTTCTGCGAGGCGCTGGCCAAGGTCGGCGTCAACATCGAGATCATCAACACCTCGGAGATCCGGATCTCGGTCCTGATCCGGGACGCGCAGCTGGACGACGCGGTGCGCGCGATCCACGAGGCATTCGAACTTGGCGGCGACGAGGAAGCCGTCGTGTACGCGGGGAGTGGTCGCTGA